The proteins below come from a single Argentina anserina chromosome 1, drPotAnse1.1, whole genome shotgun sequence genomic window:
- the LOC126793959 gene encoding uncharacterized protein LOC126793959: MPRPGPRPYECVRRAWHSDRHQPMRGSIIQQMFRVVNEVHSSKTKNNKEWQEKLPMVVLRAEEIMYSKANSEAEYMNSDTLWDRANDAINTIIRREEGTETGDLLPPCVEAALNLGCVAVRASRSQRHSNPRSYLMPRPQEPPSPPTRILDRPSDERRPPFSPPHPPGNQPNFARPSTLNSGHYVPESHNHVNHSSNLTNPRHCPFSLENVPGGHNQVATMSTSNQLNLGSVYPLYYGSNYQTEASQLGPQVPENVHSGTIYVGTPVTSMHEPTRKHILTSQRAENVSHVIPQVDVMDIQEKPREPEYDLSLRLGPVSHSCTGRSLASEMEDIGSINSQESRKFNDYSPSISKEFCFFPTKTAYDPSVSTSSMWNSEGEDRSLEATLRKQKSTFKKNEEDGQFFCQPPGQPNQFPGRFTGPGL; this comes from the exons ATGCCAAGGCCGGGTCCGAGGCCCTATGAGTGCGTCAGGCGAGCTTGGCATAGCGATAGGCACCAACCCATGAGAGGTTCCATCATTCAGCAGATGTTcag GGTTGTCAATGAGGTTCATAGCTCTAAGACGAAGAACAACAAGGAGTGGCAGGAGAAGCTGCCCATGGTGGTTTTGAGAGCAGAGGAAATCATGTATTCCAAAGCCAATTCTGAG GCTGAGTACATGAATTCTGATACACTATGGGATAGAGCAAATGACGCCATTAACACTATTATTCGAAGAGAGGAGGGCACTGAAACCGGGGACCTTTTGCCGCCGTGTGTTGAAG CTGCGCTTAATCTGGGTTGTGTTGCGGTGAGAGCTTCGAGAAGCCAACGACACAGTAATCCGAGGAGTTACCTCATGCCGAGACCACAAGAACCCCCTTCTCCACCCACTAGGATCTTGGATAGACCATCCGATGAGCGGCGTCCTCCGTTTTCTCCTCCACATCCCCCTGGAAATCAACCAAACTTTGCAAGACCCTCAACTTTGAATTCTGGACATTATGTCCCAGAATCTCATAATCATGTCAACCACAGTAGTAACCTTACTAACCCTCGGCATTGCCCATTTTCACTTGAGAATGTTCCTGGTGGCCATAACCAGGTAGCAACAATGTCAACCAGCAACCAATTGAACTTAGGTTCAGTATATCCGTTGTATTATGGATCTAACTATCAAACTGAAGCATCCCAGTTAGGTCCTCAGGTCCCAGAAAATGTACATTCTGGGACTATATATGTTGGTACACCAGTTACATCAATGCATGAGCCTACCAGGAAGCACATTTTGACCTCTCAGAGGGCGGAAAATGTGTCACACGTAATTCCCCAAGTAGATGTTATGGACATCCAGGAGAAGCCACGAGAACCAGAATATGATTTATCTTTGAGGTTGGGTCCTGTCTCACATTCATGTACTGGTAGAAGCTTGGCCAGTGAAATGGAAGATATTGGTTCAATTAATTCTCAAGAAAGCAGAAAGTTCAACGATTATTCACCATCTATAAGTAAGGAGTTCTGTTTCTTTCCTACTAAGACTGCTTATGATCCTTCTGTGTCCACTTCAAGCATGTGGAATTCAGAGGGTGAAGATCGGAGTTTGGAAGCAACTTTAAGGAAGCAGAAATcaacttttaaaaaaaatgaagaggaCGGGCAATTTTTCTGCCAGCCACCTGGCCAGCCCAACCAGTTTCCTGGTCGATTTACAGGGCCAGGTTTGTAg